In Bacteroidota bacterium, one genomic interval encodes:
- the wecB gene encoding UDP-N-acetylglucosamine 2-epimerase (non-hydrolyzing) — MLKLLTIVGARPQFIKAAALSYCINNEFQHLITEKILHTGQHYDTNMSAVFFNELHIPLPYKNLHTGSASHGDQIARMISEIEKEILAERPDAIVIYGDTNSTLAAALAACKLHIPVAHIEAGMRSYNKHMPEELNRITADQAASFLFCTSQSAVNNLIRENFNFKKKENVSINNPLVMNTGDLMYDAFELFTSKLKYDSQTMKQLKLSDGHYFLASVHRDFNVDNANSLKNIVAALETIAKSENMPVVFPAHPRTRRSMIQHQIKFNARLLYMIEPVSYLEMIWLEKNAALIITDSGGVQRESFFCKKPCVVLRNETEWQELVKNGNSMLTKITATDIVNAVNKMKNKKRFTYPPIFGDGHAARLICNSLIKHLS, encoded by the coding sequence ATGCTTAAACTGTTGACTATAGTTGGCGCCCGTCCACAATTTATTAAAGCTGCAGCGCTTAGCTACTGCATTAATAACGAATTTCAACATCTTATAACTGAAAAAATATTGCACACCGGGCAGCACTACGATACCAATATGAGCGCAGTATTTTTTAATGAGCTGCATATACCCTTACCTTATAAGAATCTGCATACCGGCAGTGCCTCACATGGCGATCAAATTGCAAGGATGATTTCTGAAATTGAAAAAGAAATATTGGCCGAACGTCCTGATGCTATTGTTATCTATGGTGATACTAACTCGACCCTCGCTGCGGCTTTAGCCGCATGCAAATTGCATATACCTGTAGCACATATAGAAGCAGGTATGCGCAGTTATAACAAACACATGCCCGAGGAGCTTAACCGCATAACTGCTGATCAGGCTGCTTCCTTTTTATTTTGCACTTCCCAAAGTGCGGTCAATAATTTAATACGTGAAAATTTTAATTTTAAAAAGAAAGAAAACGTAAGCATTAATAATCCACTTGTAATGAACACAGGCGACCTCATGTATGATGCCTTTGAATTATTTACTTCAAAGCTGAAATATGATTCGCAAACCATGAAGCAATTGAAATTGAGCGATGGGCACTATTTTCTTGCTTCGGTGCATCGCGATTTTAACGTGGATAATGCAAACAGCCTTAAAAACATTGTTGCTGCGTTAGAAACAATAGCTAAATCAGAAAATATGCCGGTAGTGTTTCCGGCACATCCCCGCACCAGGCGCAGTATGATACAACATCAGATAAAATTTAATGCCAGGCTGCTTTATATGATTGAACCGGTTAGCTACCTTGAAATGATTTGGCTTGAGAAAAATGCTGCTTTGATTATTACTGACTCGGGTGGTGTACAACGCGAAAGTTTTTTCTGCAAAAAACCTTGTGTAGTATTACGCAACGAAACCGAATGGCAGGAGCTGGTTAAAAATGGAAATAGTATGCTTACCAAAATTACTGCTACTGATATAGTGAATGCAGTAAACAAAATGAAAAATAAAAAGCGCTTTACTTATCCTCCAATATTTGGTGATGGCCATGCAGCACGACTTATTTGCAATAGCTTGATAAAACACCTTAGTTGA